The DNA sequence GAAACAGGTTCAATTGGTCAATGCTCTGTAACTCGTTCAGGCTCATGATGGTATTCATCCCCCTATCATGAACAGCTTTCAGACTCATTTCATGTTGGAATCACGTCCCCCCTTCAGACTCATTCCATATTGGAAAAGGCTTTCGCTTGCGTCTTGTGGCAAGGTGGAATAAAATGTTGGCAGCGGCTAAAAAATATGTATCTGGTTGGAACATCCGAGGGAGGATTTTATAATGAGCCAGGCGGTGGAAACAAGATTTGACGCGGCCGAAGGGAAGGCCAAAGAAGGCAAGTACCTGACCTTCGTCCTGGGACACGAAGAGTACGGCCTTGAAATCCTCAAAGTGCGCGAAATCATCAGCGTAATGGAAATCACCGAAGTGCCGCAGGTTCCCCCGTTCATCAAAGGGGTTATCAACCTGCGCGGCAAGGTGATCCCGATTATCGACCTTCGGATGAAATTCGGCATGGCCCCGATCGAATACACCCGCGAGACCTGCATCATCGTCGTGAATGTGCATGAGCTTCTGCTCGGCATTGTGGTGGACACCGTCGCCGAAGTTTTGGATATCCCCGAAAAGGACATCGACCCCGCCCCCACCTTTGGCGGCTCCATCAAGACGGACTTCATCCTCGGGATGGGGAAAGTGAAGGGGAAGGTCAAGATATTGCTCGATATTGAAAAAGTCCTCTCGTCCGAAGAGCTTGAAGCCGTGGTCGCCGTCGAGGCGTAACCACCGGTTTTGATACGAGTCCGCGCCGCCGCCCCTGGGTGTCGGCGCCACGAGGGCCGGTGAAAAGTTTCCAGGGGCGGCACTCGTTTTTCCCGATGCCCTTAAAACCCGGTTAATAATGTTTTCCAACCGCTCCATTTTTCATTTCTTTCATTTGCTATAATGGCGCGGACAGACGATTGTCCGGGAATACAAAGAGGTTGAACATGGGGATGCTGGATACATTATCCGATGGTGATTTCGAGCAGTTCCGCCGCCTTATCTATGAGCAAAGCGGGATTGCCCTCAACGAATCGAAGAAGGAACTGTTGCGCACCCGCCTGCGGTCGCGGCTGGAGCGGGAGGGGTACAGCACATACCGCGAATATTTCGATCATATTAAATCGGACAGGACCGGGGACATGCTCGTCCCGCTGCTGGATGACATCAGCACCAATCTCACCAGCTTTTTCCGCGAGGTCAATCACTTCAACTTCCTCAAGAAGATACTGCCGGAATGGATCGAGCGCAAACAGCGGGCGGGGATAAAAAGCTGGCGTATCTGGAGCGCCGGCTGTTCCACCGGCGAGGAACCGTATACCCTCG is a window from the Nitrospinota bacterium genome containing:
- a CDS encoding purine-binding chemotaxis protein CheW, which produces MSQAVETRFDAAEGKAKEGKYLTFVLGHEEYGLEILKVREIISVMEITEVPQVPPFIKGVINLRGKVIPIIDLRMKFGMAPIEYTRETCIIVVNVHELLLGIVVDTVAEVLDIPEKDIDPAPTFGGSIKTDFILGMGKVKGKVKILLDIEKVLSSEELEAVVAVEA